The Oncorhynchus tshawytscha isolate Ot180627B linkage group LG20, Otsh_v2.0, whole genome shotgun sequence genome has a window encoding:
- the car15 gene encoding carbonic anhydrase 15 yields MLCSFTGAKMILAIITFLMMFITGSHTVDFCYDESHCDPYAWGDAFPSCHPILEAHHSPINLDHHMTRNESLEALHLDGFHAVHTGHWKLKNNGHSVVLEVGNGMSVSGGGLPGTYHTVQLHFHWGSLNTNGSEHTVDRHRYPMEMHIVNMKSSHPNLTSALDDPTGLAVLAFFIDLYYIENVHFGRISRLLPSIAYKGQTATVKPFPLIGLLPESHLSQYYRYHGSLTTPPCSQAVIWTMYEVPTYISWSQFEQFVTGIFSTEEDEEFVAHLHDNFRHIHPTFSRSVYASKDAKLLTATANHLYSPALSILLLQLTLTVGLIYVL; encoded by the exons ATGCTGTGCTCATTTACTGGTGCAAAAATGATTTTGGCAATCATAACTTTCCTAATGATGTTTATTACAGGTTCACACACTG TGGACTTCTGTTATGATGAGAGTCATTGTG ATCCATATGCATGGGGAGATGCGTTCCCATCCTGCCACCCAATACTTGAAGCACATCACTCTCCAATCAACCTGGATCATCATATGACCAGAAATGAGTCACTGGAGGCTTTACATCTGGATGGTTTTCATGCTGTTCATACAGGACACTGGAAGCTGAAAAACAATGGCCACTCTG ttGTGTTGGAGGTTGGGAATGGGATGTCTGTGAGTGGTGGAGGTCTTCCAGGGACGTACCACACTGTCCAGCTCCACTTTCACTGGGGAAGCCTCAACACCAACGGCTCAGAGCACACTGTGGACAGGCACAGGTATCCAATGGAG ATGCACATAGTCAACATGAAGTCAAGTCATCCCAATTTGACATCTGCCTTGGATGACCCAACTGGCCTTGCAGTTCTTGCGTTCTTTATTGAT CTTTATTACATTGAAAATGTACACTTTGGACGTATATCACGACTACTTCCCTCCATTGCCTACAAAG GTCAAACGGCTACAGTCAAGCCATTCCCATTGATCGGCCTTCTGCCTGAGAGCCATTTGTCCCAGTACTACCGCTACCATGGTAGCCTCACCACTCCACCTTGTTCTCAAGCTGTTATATGGACCATGTATGAAGTCCCCACCTATATCTCATGGTCACAG TTTGAACAGTTTGTCACTGGGATTTTCTCCACAGAGGAGGATGAAGAATTTGTAGCACATCTCCATGATAACTTCCGACACATCCATCCCACCTTCAGTCGCAGCGTCTACGCCTCCAAAGATGCCAAGCTGCTTACAGCGACGGCCAATCACCTCTATAGCCCAGCACTCTCAATACTTCTCCTTCAATTGACTTTAACTGTTGGGCTTATCTATGTGCTCTAG